Proteins from a single region of Coregonus clupeaformis isolate EN_2021a chromosome 35, ASM2061545v1, whole genome shotgun sequence:
- the hoxb4a gene encoding homeobox protein Hox-B4a gives MAMSSYLINSNYVDPKFPPCEEYSQNDYLPSHSPDYYSAQRRESAFQNESIYHQRSGCADPPYTTCQGPGQPAVVMSPRGHVLPPAGLSTPLPEPSHHCDSVTPSPPPACGQNPLNQSPSTASSRKDPVVYPWMKKVHVNIVNPNYTGVGEPKRSRTAYTRQQVLELEKEFHYNRYLTRRRRVEIAHTLVLSERQIKIWFQNRRMKWKKDHKLPNTKIRSNSNSNNTNSQSSGLALGSSQNRTSGPPPSL, from the exons ATGGCCATGAGTTCCTATTTGATCAACTCCAACTATGTGGACCCCAAATTTCCACCCTGCGAGGAATATTCACAGAATGACTACCTACCCAGTCACTCTCCGGACTACTACAGCGCCCAGAGACGAGAGTCTGCGTTTCAGAATGAGTCGATCTACCATCAGCGGTCGGGCTGCGCCGACCCGCCTTACACGACGTGCCAGGGTCCGGGGCAGCCCGCGGTGGTGATGTCTCCACGGGGTCACGTCCTCCCCCCAGCCGGACTCTCAACCCCTCTCCCGGAGCCTAGCCACCATTGCGACTCCGTAACTCCAAGCCCTCCACCCGCCTGTGGCCAGAATCCCCTCAACCAAAGCCCTTCCACGGCCAGCTCTCGCAAGGATCCCGTGGTTTACCCCTGGATGAAAAAAGTCCATGTAAACATCG TGAATCCAAATTACACAGGGGTGGGTGAGCCTAAGCGCTCGCGGACAGCCTACACGCGACAGCAAGTCCTGGAGCTGGAGAAGGAGTTCCATTACAACCGCTATCTGACCCGGAGACGCAGAGTGGAGATCGCCCACACCCTGGTTCTGTCTGAGCGCCAGATCAAAATCTGGTTCCAGAACCGGCGGATGAAATGGAAGAAGGACCACAAGCTGCCCAACACCAAGATCCGCTCCAACAGTAACTCCAACAACACAAACTCGCAAAGCAGCGGGCTCGCGCTGGGGAGCTCTCAGAACCGAACCAGCGGGCCTCCACCGAGCCTATAG